In Hyphomicrobium denitrificans 1NES1, the genomic stretch CAAAACGGTGATGCTGTTGCCGGCTGTGCTCGCAAAGGACGCGGCGCGCCGCGACGGTGCCAATGAGGCGTGGTTCGTCGACTCCTCCGGCGCTATCACGGAGGGCGCATCCAGTAATGCCTGGATCGTGACGGGTGAGGGTGTGCTTGTTACGCGCCAACTCGATACCCGCATCCTTCCGGGCATCACGCGCGCCACTGTTAACGACATCGCCGCGTCTGAACGGTTGAAAGTTGAAGAACGCGCGTTCACACTCTCGGAAGCGTTGAAAGCGCGCGAGGCTTTTGTGACATCAGCGACAAACACGGTCATGCCGGTTGTCGCCATCGACGGCAAGGCGATCGGGGAAGGGCGTCCGGGTCCGGTCGCGCGGCGCCTCCGGTCGCGTTTCCATCAACTGGCCGAAATTTCAATCGTGTAGTGCGAATGTTGCCGCATTGTGCGAAGCAATAACCCCTGTAAAGTACCTCCGCTTCGATTGTCATCCCCCCGATGCCCGTCGAAACCGCCGCTTGGACGCTTCGTCGATTTTTTCTAAGCACGACGGCGCCCGGCGCTTTCCAAAAGACGTCGAGAAGAACGGACAAAAACATGGCGGCTGAAAAAACTCAAAATCTGCAAGACACCTTTCTTAATTACGTTCGCAAAAATAAAACCCCGCTGACGATCTTTCTCATCAACGGCGTCAAGCTGCAGGGCATCGTGAGCTGGTTTGATAATTTCTGCGTGCTGCTCCGGCGCGATGGACATTCTCAACTCGTCTACAAGCACGCCATTTCGACCATCATGCCGGGAGGCCCGGTCAACCTCAACGATCAGGACGGCGAAGGCGCCGGTTGACACCGCATTCTGAAAATGACGACGGCGAGCGGGCTTCGGGCCGGAAACGCCGACGTGCGAGCAAAGAGACGCGTCAGCCGAGAACGCGTACGCTCGTGCTCGTACCGGCTTTGAAGCGCCCGGCGCGCTCAGGCGAGGCCGCAAAAGGGACGCGCGAAATCCACACGCCGGAAAATCGACTGTCCGAAGCCGTCGGTCTCGCCAACGCCATCGAACTCGACATCATCGATTCTGCAATCGTGCCGATGTCGGAGCCGCGGCCGTCGACCCTACTAGGATCGGGCAAGGTCGATGAACTCGGCCAACGTGTACGCGATCTTGATATCGGCCTGGTCGTCGTCGATCACGCTTTGACGCCGGTGCAGCAGCGCAATCTTGAAAAGGCGTGGAACACGAAGGTGGTGGATCGCACCGGGCTCATTCTCGAGATCTTCGGCGCCCGGGCGCGAACGCGGGAAGGCGTGCTGCAGGTCGAACTCGCGCATCTTTCTTATCAGAAGGGGCGGTTGGTCCGCGCCTGGACCCACTTGGAACGCCAGCGCGGCGGCGGCGGCTTTCTCGGCGGCCCGGGCGAAGCGCAGATCGAACTCGACCGGCGCATGCTTCAGGATCGCATCGACGCCATCAAGCGCGATCTGGCGGATGTTGTCAGGACGCGCGATCTGCATCGCAAAGGACGGCGCAAGGTGCCGTATCCGATCGTGGCCGTCGTCGGCTACACGAACGCCGGGAAATCGACGCTGTTCAACAAGATCACCGGCGCCGGCGTCGTCGCGATGGATCAGGTGTTCGCAACGCTCGATCCGACGATGCGGGAAGTAAAGCTTCCGAGCGCCCGGCGCATCATTCTTTCCGATACGGTTGGGTTCATCTCGGACCTGCCGACGATGCTCGTCGCCGCGTTCCGCGCCACACTTGAAGAGGTTGTCGAAGCCGATCTCATTCTGCATGTGCGCGACATTGCGCATGAGGAGACCGAAGCGCAGGCACGCGACGTCGAAAAGGTCTTGGGCGAACTTGGAATCGATACGATCCAGGCCGACGGGCACATTCTGGAAGTCTGGAACAAGATCGACCTTGTTTCGCACGACAGGCGTGGGGAGCTTCAACACGAAGCCCTGCGTAACGAGTGTCCGCCCGTGCTGGTTTCGGCCGCGACGGGGGAGGGGATCGTACCACTGCTCGACGCGATCGACAGGCGGCTCAGCGTCGCCGACGAAATTCTCGATGTCATTATTCCAGGAAGCCAGGGGGCACTCCTCAATTGGCTGCACGAGACATGTGACGTGCTGGCGCGAGAAGCCCGTAAGGACGGCAGCATCGAATTGCGTTTGCGAATTCCCAGCGAAAAGAAAGAGCGTGTCGTCGGGCAACTGCGCAAAGCGGGTTTGAAGGTCTGACGCGAACGGCTAGACTGGCGCCATGGATCAGCGCGTCACCTGCTGCATTGCCGGAGGCGGACCGGCCGGAATGATGCTCGGCGTCCTGTTGGCGCGCGTCGGCGTCGATGTCCTCGTTCTCGAAAAGCACAAGGATTTTCTTCGCGATTTTCGCGGCGACACGATCCATCCTTCGACGTTACGGATGATGGAGGAGTTGGGCTGGCTTCCAGACTTCCTGAAGTTGCCGCATCAGGAAGTGAAACGACTTTCCGGACAATTCGGCACCGCGCGCATCGAATTGGCGGATTTTTCGCACCTGCCGATTTCGACGAAGTTCATCGCGCTGATGCCGCAATGGGATTTCCTCGATTTTCTGGCTGAGAAAGGTCGCGCCTATCCGAAGTTTTCGCTCAGGATGAACGCCGAGGCGACGGATCTCATCTACGACGGCAACCGCGTATCGGGCGTCAAAGTTACGACACCCGAGGGGCCGCTGACTGTTGCGGCCGAACTTGTCGTTGCGTCCGACGGACGGTCGTCCACACTGCGCAAGGCTGCAGGATTTGTCAGCGAGAATTTCGGTGCGCCGATGGACGTCATGTGGTTCCGGCTACCAAGGCTTCCGACCGATACGGAAGAAACGCAGGCCCGTTTCGATGTCGGGCATATCTTCATCATGCTTCAGCGCGGCGACTATTGGCAGTGCGCCTACGTCATCCCGAAAGGCGGCGATGCGAAGGTGCGCGCGGCCGGACTCGATGCTTTCCGCAAATCGGTCGGGGTGCTTCTGCCGTTCGATGCAGCTCGCGCCGACGCCATTTCGGATTGGGATCAAGTGAGGCTATTGACGGTCGTGGTTGACCGTTTGAACGAATGGGCGCGTCCTGGGCTGCTTTGCATCGGCGATGCGGCGCATGCCATGAGTCCGGTCGGTGGCGTGGGCATCAATCTCGCAGTTCAGGATGCGGTGGCGACCGCCAACGTTCTCTGGCAGCCGTTGAAGGAGAAACGTTTGACCTTTGACGATCTGAGGAAAGTTCAAGCGCGACGCGATTTTCCAACGCGCGCGACCCAGCGCCTGCAGCTTACCGTTCAGAACCTCATCATCGCCAAGACGCTTGCGAATACGCGCGAGCTGAAGCCGCCGTTGATCTTTCGCCTGTTCAATAGTCTGCCGTTCCTATCGCGCATTCCGGCGCGGCTGATCGGTTTAGGCTTCCGGCCCGAACATGTCTCGGACGCGATCAGGGCAGGGATGGGCGTTTAGGCTTCGCGGGCGCCGCGCTTTTTATCTCTTGCTTTCGCTTCATCCCACAGTGCGTCCATTTCCTCGAGCGTCGATTGGGATGGAGTTTTGCCGCGCTCTGCCAGGCGCACTTCGATATGAGCAAAGCGTCGCACGAATTTCTGGTTCGCCGCGCGGAGCGCGGCTTCCGCATCGAGTTTTAGATGCCGCGCGATGTTCGCCATCACGAACAGCATATCTCCGAACTCTTCTTTAATGGCGCCTTCCGACTCGCGTTCCGCGAGCCGGCCGGAAGGCGCCGCGTCCGGCGGCCGGCTCCTCGGAGGGGAGTCGCCGGACGCCAATAAAGACTCTCCGCGCGGATCGGCGGGGCGGGCGACTTCCTCGAATTCGGCGATCTCTTCTTTCAGCTTGTCGAAGACGGGCGCGAGGTTCGGCCAATCGAAGCCGACCTTTGCGGCTTTGTCTTGCAACTTGACGGCACGCGTCAGGGCCGGAAGACCGACAGGAACGTCGGAGAGGGTTGGAGACGTAGCAGCGCCCTCGCTCACTTCCCCTCTCCCTTGCGGAGAGGGGTTAGGGGCGGGGGTACCGTCCGGCACTGCGTCACCCCGCCGGCCCCTCCCCGTCGAGGTGAGGAGTGAATTGCTTTGCGCAAGCTGCACACGCTCGGCTGCTTTTTCGGCGCGTTCCTCCGCCTTGATCCTATCCCACGCGGCTTTGATCGATGCAGGGTCGCGCGCGGCTCCGTCTCCGAAGACGTGCGGATGCCTGCGGATCATCTTGCGCGTAATCGCTTCAACCACGTCACCGAACGCGAATGCGCCTTGCTCCTCTGCGAGCCGCGCGTGGTAGACGACCTGAAGCAGCAGATCGCCAAGCTCGTCCTTGAGATCGGGCAGGTCGCGGCGCGCGATCGCATCGGCAACTTCGTAGGCTTCCTCGATGGTGTAGGGCGCGATCGTTTCAAAATTCTGCTCCAGGTCCCATGGGCAACCGGTGCCAGGCGTTCTGAGCGCCGCCATGATCTCAATGAGCCTTGCGATGTCGCGCGAGGGTGTAATGGCGTCCGTCATGTCCATCCTCATGATTACGCGGCGGAGACTAGAGGATGGGAGCCCAGCGGGCGAGGGGCGACGGTGCGGCTATCGCGACATCAGCTCGGTGATAACGCGTGGCTTCACCAATACGAACGCCAGTGGAGCCATCCAACCAATCCAAGCCGACGCCGCGTAGATCGGTTCGAATGGCAGGTGCAGCGCGGTTGCCGTGCCGGTGATCAGCCGAAACCAGACCGCGCCGGTCGCCACCGCGATCATGGCCACCATCAAGTGCGCGTGGCGACGGATGTCGCGCACTCTGATTGCGACGTAGGCCGATGCGAGCAGGTAAAGCCAGACGAGCCCCTGTACGAAAAACCCGGCGCGCGCCCATGGTGTCGAGTCACTCATGGCGGCGACTGGAAGAGCTGTCAGCCCACCAATCACCACAAAGAAGCCTAACAGCCGGCCAAGCGGTCTGTGAAACTCAGGACGTCTCCTAGCCAGGACGACGACCGGTGCCAACAGAAGCGCCAGCGCCGCAGAGACCATGTGAGCAGGAAAGATGATGGGCGCGCGGCTCGCCAGCTCGAACATCTCGTAGGGCAGCGCGATCAATCCGGCTCCGGACCCGAGCGCGACTACGCCGACAGGTATGATGAGGACGATCGTGATGAAAAATATTGCGACGCGCGCGATCAGTCGGCTGGTTTTGCCGGCGCGAACTTTTCGCAGCGTAGCAGCCGGAACTGTCATAGTAGCGTCGGTCATGGCTCCGGCAATCATCGATTCAAGTTTTGGCCGCTCTGCGGCGGCTGAAACGGCTGGCGAAGCGAAAAGCACGCCAGGGGCGCCGATCTCGTTGGCCGGACGCTGGAGCGGCAAGCGATACGGCTACGGCCGAAGCAAGGCCGAAAGCGATTGCGGGAGCGGATGCACGCTGGCGTATGATTTCGTCGCCTGCAAGGAAGGCTGGTGTGGGATCGCGGTGAAAGACGACAAGACGTGTGGAGCGATCGGCGTGCGGCTCGCATCCAATGCGTCAGGGACCGGCGGCGGCGCCTTCAAGGGACAGCTCGTGCTTGCCAAAGGCTCGGCTCCCTATGCGGTTGAAGCCTGGTATCGGACCGACGACGAAATAGCGAAACTGCATTTCCTCGGCGACACGGGACCCGAACTTCGGATCATGCGCCGTTCGTTTCCGTTTGAAGCGGATCTCGCACGCACGGGAGATGCGGTCTGTACATTGGAGAAAGCTACATCGTGACGGTTGCTTCACTTGTCATTCGTGATGAATTGCCCGCTGACATCGGTGCGATCGAAAACGTCATTGAACGCGCATTTGCCAAGCATCCGCACAGTCAGCAAACCGAGCATCGAATCGTACGGGAGTTGCGGGCCGCTGGAGCGCTTGTCCTGCCAAAGGTCGCGGTGCTGGATAGGGCAGTCGTCGGCTATGCAACATTTTCGCCGGTACGGCTGACACCCGCGCATGGCGGATGGTATGGGCCCGGACCGGTGGCTGTCGGCCCAGAGTTTCACGGGCTCCGGATCGGCTCGGCTCTGATGAGCAAGGAGCTTGAAGCTCTGAAAGGCAAGGGCGCCACTGGATGCGTCGTGCTTGGCGAGCCTCGCTTCTATCGACGGTTCGGATTTGAACGCGAGCCGCGCTTGGCGCTCGAAGGCGTGCCGCCCGAATATTTTCTGGCGCACGTCTTTAAGGGGCCCGCGCCCTCGGCCACTGTTTCATATCATCCGGCGTTCTCGGTCGCTGGCTGACATCAATGGAGTGTCCGAGCCGGGCTTAGTAGTGCTACCCTCTCGTGGGGCAAGGCTCGGGGCGGCGATGTACATCCTCTTCAACGGCCTGATGATGGCGCTGGAGCTGGCGGCGATTTACGGCGTTGCGTGGGCTGGATATACGGCGCCAGTCATCTTCGCCGCCGGTACGGCATTGATCGCGCTCGGTGTCGGGGCGGCACTTGAGATCGCGCGGCTTAAGTATGAATTTCCCTTCTATTTCGACCGCGCGCCCGGCCGGTCGATGATATTGATCGTGGCCGTCGGGGCGCTTGAATCGATCACCAAAGCCGTGCTCGCCGGAGTGGTCGCTTTGCTGACGTTTCTTGGCACCGATCAGGAGCGGCTGAAGATCGTCGCGATTGTTTTTGCCGCGTCCCTGTTTCTCGGCGTGCAGGTCGTGCGCTTCCTGATGGGTCGTCTCAAAGCGCGACCGCTGCGCTGGGGGTATTTCCGGCTTGCCGCTCCGCTCGGTCTTCTGTTTTCGGCGGGGCTGACGTTCTTGCCGGCGCCCGGCATTACGGAGCTTGCGAAGCGCGCGGCATTCGATCTTCCAGCGAAACCTTCGATGGAGCAGGCGAGCGAATTCCTGTTCCTCCTGAAACAGAGCTTCGATGAGATCGTGGTACGAATGCTGTCCTGGGTCTTCGATCCGTCCGTGGCTCAGGCGATCGGCGCAATCGTCTCCGTCAACATGCTGTCGGGGTTCGTGCTGGCGCTTTATGCTGTCTTGATCGCGGAAGGAATAAGAACGCTCGAAAGCCGGGTTTAACAAGCCGAGGCGTCCGCATGCCGCTCGTTCGTGCTCATACGACGCTGATGTTGCCGGAAGCCATCGTGATCGAGAGCTTGCTCGATGCACATGGCATTCGCTTTGCGTTGGCAGGCAAGGACATCATCTCGCAATGTCCACAATTCAAGATCCTGTTCGGCGGCATCAGCTTTCTTGTCGATGAAGCGGATCTCGAAATGGCGAGGGCGCTGATTGCGGATGCCGAGCACGTACCGGGTTATCTGTCGATCGAGAGTGCCGGGTTCGAGCGGTGGCCTGTCCGCAATGCGATCCTGGCGTTCGTCATGCTGATCATCGGCACACCGTTTCCATTCTGGTATCGGGGCCGTGGAAGCCAGAGCGGTCTGAGACCCTAGCCGTAGCCAATCTCAATTTCGCGTAATATATATTATGGAAAATAACTGTGATATGTATTTGTGTTTCAATACGATACGATGACATTAAAAATGTTCAGCCGGTTGGCTGACGACCGGCTGAACATCTGATCCGACAAGCTACTTTTCGCTCTTCTCGTGATGCTCGGCAACGAACCTATCAAGCAGCCGGATGCCCCAGCCTGCACCCCAACTCTGGTTGATATCGTTGCGGCTGCCGTCCATCGCCGTGCCGGCGATGTCGAGATGGCACCAGGGTGTGTCCTTCTGGACGAAGCGCTGCAGGAAGGCGGCAGCAGAAGCGGAACCGCCCCAGCGGCCGCCCGCGTTCTTCATGTCGGCGTTTTTCGAATCCATCATCTTGTCGAACGCCTTGTCGAGCGGCATCCGCCAGAGCTTCTCCCCCGTCGTGCGCGACGCCGATAGAAGCTCGTCCGCTAACTTGTCGTCGTTGACGAACATGCCCGCGTATTCCTTGCCGAGTGCGATCATGATGGCGCCGGTCAGCGTCGCAAGATCGATGACGAGTTTCGGCTTGAACTTCTCCTGCGCGTACCAAAGGACGTCGGCGAGCACGAGCCGTCCTTCGGCATCGGTGTTGATCACCTCGATCGTCTGGCCCGACATCGACGTCACAATATCGCCAGGGCGCGTTGCAGCACCCGACGGCATGTTCTCGACGCAGCCGACGAGGCCGACCGCATTGACGTTCGCCTTGCGCTCGGCGAGCGCATACATCGTCCCGATGACGGCGGCGGCGCCGCCCATATCGCCTTTCATGTCTTCCATGCCGGCAGCGGGCTTGATCGAGATGCCACCCGTATCGAACACGACGCCTTTGCCGACGAAACAAACCGGTTTCTGCTTCTTGGAACCCTTGGCGCCGTTCCACACCATGACGGCGAGGCGCGACGGCCGTGCACTGCCCTGCCCGACGCAGAGGAGCGAGCCCATGCCGAGCTTCTCCATGTCCTTGACATCGAGGATATCGACAGAAACGCCAAATTTTTCGAGAGTTTTCGTCTTCTCCGCAAGTTCGACGGGACCAAGGATGTTGGCCGGTTCGTTGACGAGGTCGCGGGCGAAGTTGACGCCGTTTGCGACCGCTTTCAGCGGATGGAACGCGGCTTTAGCCTTATCGGGATGTGCGACGTGTACAATGAGCTTTTTCAGACCGTCTTTGTCAGCGGTGTCATCATTGGGCTTCTTGGTCAGATATTTCTTGAAGGTGTAGTGGCGCAGAAGTGCGCCCTGCGCGATCAGAGCCGCAACCTGCTCTGCTGACAGATCATTGCTGCCGTCTACGTCGACAATCAGGCTCGCCGCCGATGCCTTGCGTGTCTGGATCGCGCCGAGAATGGCGCCCCCGAGATCGACGTATTGCTGTGCATTGAGAGCACCTTCCTTGCCAAGCCCCGCAACGATCAGACGATCGATCCCGAGCTTTGCCGGCGCCAGAATTTCGATCGTCGCCTTGTACTTGCCTTTGTAATCGGCGGCAGCTGCTGCCTTGCTGATCGAGCTTGCCGACTTCGTTTCGAGTTCGCGCGCCTTGGACCCTAACTCCAGACCTTCGCCGGCCAATATGACTGTCACCGCCTCAGGATCGGCGCTGAGGGATGCGAAGGTAATTTCAAATCGCTCGGACATTTCTGGACAACTCCATCGGGAATGGTTCGCGCGTGTCAAACGCTCGGGTGGACGCAGATGCCGATCCGCGGTCCGGACCCAGCGTCGCCGCGACGCGAGACTACGGTGAGGGCGAAAACTCGTGGCTGAGTAATCCAACTTAGTCGTTCGCGGGGTCATGGCAAGCCGCGTTTTGCGGACTCGCCCCGGTAAACCTCGGATTCGATCTAACACATTGTCTTCTAATATTTATTCAAGCCTTCGAAAGCACCGTCAGCCGAAATTCCGCCACTGTGCTATGGGAGCCGGTATCAAAGGGTACCGGCGCGATTGGCGGCAGGGGCGCCGGGACCGGCGTGGCCGGAGGGGAACGGCGAGCCATGCGAATCTTCTCGAGATATGTGTTTCGTCAGGCTGCCGGATCGTTCCTTCTGATCCTGGTGTCGCTGACGGGTATCGTCTGGATCGCGCTGGCATTGCGCCAGTTCAACGTCGTGACCAGCCAGGGTCAGGACACCTGGATGCTCGTCAAGATGACGTCGCTTGCCGTCCCGAACCTGATGGCGATCATCGCTCCCTTCTCCTACCTCATCGCCGCGCTCCATACGCTCAACCGGCTCAATACCGACAGCGAGCTCATCGTGCTTTCGGCATCGGGTTCGAAAGTGTGGACGGCCGCGCGTCCGCTGTTGCTCCTCGCCTTCCTCGTCAGCATCTTCCTGGCGTTCGTCAGTCACTTTGCGCAGCCGTGGAGCATGCGTCAGTTGCGTGAGTACATGGTACAGGTCCGAAGCAACCTCCTCACTCAGGTCATTCAGCCCGGCCGGTTCACGAGTCCGGAAGCGGGCCTGATGTTCCACATTCGCGACCGCGACGCCGATGGTGAGCTTCTTGGCCTCGTCATGCACGACACGCGCGACAAGGCCCAATCGCAAAGCTACCTCGCCGAGCGCGGCACGCTGGTGAAACAGGACGGCACCGCCTACCTCGTGATGACCAACGGCCACATCATCCGCCGGACGGATGCCGATGGGCCGCCCCAGATCGTTGCCTTCGACAAATACATCGTGGATCTCGATCGCTTCGAACCCCAGGACGCCGGCGCTGGGGAATTGAAGCCGCGCGAGCGATATTTCAGCGAACTCATCAATCCCGGACCCGGCAGCAAGCTTTACCAGACACAACCGGGTCAATTCCGCTCCGAGTTGCATGAGCGGTTTGCAAACCCGCTCTACCCCATTGCGTTCGCATTCCTCATCATTGCGTTCGTTGGGCAAGCTCAATCGACGCGCACGAGCCGCATGCAGAGCCTGGTTCTGACATTCGTCGTAGCCGCGACGTGCCGCCTCGCAGGCCTCGCCCTCACGAATGCAATCGTCCGGAACCCGAGCATGGTGGTCGCGGCCTACGGGTTGCCGATCGGCGCCATTTTCTATTCGCTCATCGTTCTCAAACGCTCGAAGACGCAGCGGTCCGGCCGCGGCATGGTCGACAAGCTCGCTGACGCCGGTGCCTCCCTCTGGGACGCGTTGCGGAGCCGGCTCGGTCCTGAGCGCGCAAAAGGAGCGGCATCATGATCGCGGGTTTTACCCTGTCGCGATACATTGCCCGGATGTTCCTTGTCGCGATCGTGACGACGCTGGCGGTTTGCGCGCTGCTGATCTTCATGATCGATTTTGTCGAACTCCTGCGCATGGCCGGAAAATATGGCGCCGTTCCGGGCACGACCCTGGTTCGCATCGCCCTCCTCCGCCTCCCCGCCTATATCGAGTTTTTGATCGGCTTTGCCGTGCTTGTGGGCAGCATCAGCGCGCTTATCTATTTGAACCGAAAGAGCGAATTAGCCGTTATGCGCGCCGGCGGAATGTCGGTGTGGCAGTTCCTTGGCCCCGGCCTTTTTGTCGGATTGGCTGTCGGCCTTTTCGCAATGGCGGTTTTCAATCCGCTGGCCTCGCACGGCCGCGCCACCTCGGAGAAGCTCTATGCCAAAGCCTTTGGAAACGAAGCCA encodes the following:
- the lptF gene encoding LPS export ABC transporter permease LptF; translated protein: MRIFSRYVFRQAAGSFLLILVSLTGIVWIALALRQFNVVTSQGQDTWMLVKMTSLAVPNLMAIIAPFSYLIAALHTLNRLNTDSELIVLSASGSKVWTAARPLLLLAFLVSIFLAFVSHFAQPWSMRQLREYMVQVRSNLLTQVIQPGRFTSPEAGLMFHIRDRDADGELLGLVMHDTRDKAQSQSYLAERGTLVKQDGTAYLVMTNGHIIRRTDADGPPQIVAFDKYIVDLDRFEPQDAGAGELKPRERYFSELINPGPGSKLYQTQPGQFRSELHERFANPLYPIAFAFLIIAFVGQAQSTRTSRMQSLVLTFVVAATCRLAGLALTNAIVRNPSMVVAAYGLPIGAIFYSLIVLKRSKTQRSGRGMVDKLADAGASLWDALRSRLGPERAKGAAS
- a CDS encoding FAD-dependent oxidoreductase, with the translated sequence MDQRVTCCIAGGGPAGMMLGVLLARVGVDVLVLEKHKDFLRDFRGDTIHPSTLRMMEELGWLPDFLKLPHQEVKRLSGQFGTARIELADFSHLPISTKFIALMPQWDFLDFLAEKGRAYPKFSLRMNAEATDLIYDGNRVSGVKVTTPEGPLTVAAELVVASDGRSSTLRKAAGFVSENFGAPMDVMWFRLPRLPTDTEETQARFDVGHIFIMLQRGDYWQCAYVIPKGGDAKVRAAGLDAFRKSVGVLLPFDAARADAISDWDQVRLLTVVVDRLNEWARPGLLCIGDAAHAMSPVGGVGINLAVQDAVATANVLWQPLKEKRLTFDDLRKVQARRDFPTRATQRLQLTVQNLIIAKTLANTRELKPPLIFRLFNSLPFLSRIPARLIGLGFRPEHVSDAIRAGMGV
- a CDS encoding DUF2306 domain-containing protein; this translates as MTDATMTVPAATLRKVRAGKTSRLIARVAIFFITIVLIIPVGVVALGSGAGLIALPYEMFELASRAPIIFPAHMVSAALALLLAPVVVLARRRPEFHRPLGRLLGFFVVIGGLTALPVAAMSDSTPWARAGFFVQGLVWLYLLASAYVAIRVRDIRRHAHLMVAMIAVATGAVWFRLITGTATALHLPFEPIYAASAWIGWMAPLAFVLVKPRVITELMSR
- the mazG gene encoding nucleoside triphosphate pyrophosphohydrolase is translated as MTDAITPSRDIARLIEIMAALRTPGTGCPWDLEQNFETIAPYTIEEAYEVADAIARRDLPDLKDELGDLLLQVVYHARLAEEQGAFAFGDVVEAITRKMIRRHPHVFGDGAARDPASIKAAWDRIKAEERAEKAAERVQLAQSNSLLTSTGRGRRGDAVPDGTPAPNPSPQGRGEVSEGAATSPTLSDVPVGLPALTRAVKLQDKAAKVGFDWPNLAPVFDKLKEEIAEFEEVARPADPRGESLLASGDSPPRSRPPDAAPSGRLAERESEGAIKEEFGDMLFVMANIARHLKLDAEAALRAANQKFVRRFAHIEVRLAERGKTPSQSTLEEMDALWDEAKARDKKRGAREA
- the hfq gene encoding RNA chaperone Hfq, translating into MAAEKTQNLQDTFLNYVRKNKTPLTIFLINGVKLQGIVSWFDNFCVLLRRDGHSQLVYKHAISTIMPGGPVNLNDQDGEGAG
- a CDS encoding GNAT family N-acetyltransferase codes for the protein MTVASLVIRDELPADIGAIENVIERAFAKHPHSQQTEHRIVRELRAAGALVLPKVAVLDRAVVGYATFSPVRLTPAHGGWYGPGPVAVGPEFHGLRIGSALMSKELEALKGKGATGCVVLGEPRFYRRFGFEREPRLALEGVPPEYFLAHVFKGPAPSATVSYHPAFSVAG
- the hflX gene encoding GTPase HflX, producing the protein MLVPALKRPARSGEAAKGTREIHTPENRLSEAVGLANAIELDIIDSAIVPMSEPRPSTLLGSGKVDELGQRVRDLDIGLVVVDHALTPVQQRNLEKAWNTKVVDRTGLILEIFGARARTREGVLQVELAHLSYQKGRLVRAWTHLERQRGGGGFLGGPGEAQIELDRRMLQDRIDAIKRDLADVVRTRDLHRKGRRKVPYPIVAVVGYTNAGKSTLFNKITGAGVVAMDQVFATLDPTMREVKLPSARRIILSDTVGFISDLPTMLVAAFRATLEEVVEADLILHVRDIAHEETEAQARDVEKVLGELGIDTIQADGHILEVWNKIDLVSHDRRGELQHEALRNECPPVLVSAATGEGIVPLLDAIDRRLSVADEILDVIIPGSQGALLNWLHETCDVLAREARKDGSIELRLRIPSEKKERVVGQLRKAGLKV
- a CDS encoding leucyl aminopeptidase translates to MSERFEITFASLSADPEAVTVILAGEGLELGSKARELETKSASSISKAAAAADYKGKYKATIEILAPAKLGIDRLIVAGLGKEGALNAQQYVDLGGAILGAIQTRKASAASLIVDVDGSNDLSAEQVAALIAQGALLRHYTFKKYLTKKPNDDTADKDGLKKLIVHVAHPDKAKAAFHPLKAVANGVNFARDLVNEPANILGPVELAEKTKTLEKFGVSVDILDVKDMEKLGMGSLLCVGQGSARPSRLAVMVWNGAKGSKKQKPVCFVGKGVVFDTGGISIKPAAGMEDMKGDMGGAAAVIGTMYALAERKANVNAVGLVGCVENMPSGAATRPGDIVTSMSGQTIEVINTDAEGRLVLADVLWYAQEKFKPKLVIDLATLTGAIMIALGKEYAGMFVNDDKLADELLSASRTTGEKLWRMPLDKAFDKMMDSKNADMKNAGGRWGGSASAAAFLQRFVQKDTPWCHLDIAGTAMDGSRNDINQSWGAGWGIRLLDRFVAEHHEKSEK